One segment of Brassica napus cultivar Da-Ae chromosome C3, Da-Ae, whole genome shotgun sequence DNA contains the following:
- the LOC125583795 gene encoding uncharacterized protein LOC125583795: protein MSLFTSFLSCFVPKSSSRISSIDGSIPKGLSLEKPKSKSESLRAPIIVSYFPVPVASRLSRL from the coding sequence ATGTCTCTCTTCACGTCTTTCTTAAGTTGCTTTGTTCCAAAATCCAGCTCAAGGATTAGTTCAATCGATGGTAGTATCCCGAAAGGCTTGTCGTTGGAGAAGCCAAAAAGCAAATCTGAATCTCTTAGAGCTccaatcattgtatcttatttcCCCGTGCCCGTGGCTTCAAGGCTTTCGCGTTTGTAA